Proteins from a single region of Stutzerimonas stutzeri:
- a CDS encoding sulfurtransferase TusA family protein: MTEARPQSLECDAELDAVGLECPMPLLKAKLELNRLASGAVLKVVASDPGSQRDFRSFAKLAGHALLHEEVENGLYRYWLRKA; this comes from the coding sequence ATGACTGAAGCACGACCGCAGTCGCTCGAGTGCGATGCCGAACTGGATGCTGTCGGGCTCGAGTGTCCGATGCCCTTGCTCAAGGCCAAATTGGAACTTAACCGGTTGGCCAGCGGTGCGGTACTGAAGGTCGTTGCCAGCGATCCGGGTTCGCAAAGGGATTTCCGCAGTTTCGCCAAGCTGGCCGGCCATGCGCTGTTGCATGAGGAGGTCGAGAACGGTCTCTATCGCTATTGGCTGCGCAAGGCCTGA
- a CDS encoding M48 family metalloprotease — protein MKLLRPALLTLTCLLVQPVWANDLPSLGDASSGIVSPEQEHQLGRAWLSLLRGQVRQLSDPQLKDYVESSVYRLAETSQLQDRRLEFVLLDSPQLNAFAAPGGIIGVNGGLFIHAQTEAEYASVMAHELAHLSQRHFARGLEAQQRMQLPMMAAMLAGVVAAAAGAGDAGIAAIVSTQAAAIQAQRRFSRQNEQEADRIGIVNLERAGFDPRAMPSMFGRLMRQYRYDQKPPEFLLTHPVSESRIADTTNRAEQYPQGGAQDSLRYQLMRARTQLKFESTPGVGAKRFRAMLNDNPEMDAARYGLALAQIKAGQLDDASSTLAPLLTKAPDDLTYNLAQIELDITSNRLQQAQTRVERLLQLYPGNYPVRQMHIDLLMERGETQQAERELDRLVDQRRRDPDIWYQVAEVRGLSGNIVGLHQARAEYFALVGDYDQGIEQLNLAKRRASNFQISARIDARQKQLIDEKRMIDEMLR, from the coding sequence ATGAAACTGCTGCGCCCTGCTCTCCTCACGCTCACCTGCCTGCTCGTCCAACCCGTGTGGGCCAACGATCTGCCGTCCCTAGGCGATGCCAGCTCCGGCATCGTCTCGCCGGAGCAGGAACATCAACTCGGCCGCGCATGGCTAAGCCTGCTACGTGGACAGGTCAGGCAGCTTTCAGATCCGCAACTCAAGGACTACGTCGAAAGCAGCGTGTACCGCCTTGCCGAAACCAGTCAGCTGCAGGATCGCCGCCTGGAATTCGTACTGCTGGACAGTCCTCAGCTGAACGCCTTTGCCGCTCCCGGAGGAATTATCGGCGTCAATGGCGGCCTGTTCATCCATGCACAAACCGAGGCCGAATACGCCTCGGTGATGGCACACGAATTGGCGCACCTTTCGCAACGCCACTTTGCCCGAGGCCTTGAAGCGCAGCAGCGCATGCAGCTGCCGATGATGGCAGCCATGCTGGCCGGCGTCGTAGCCGCAGCGGCCGGCGCAGGGGACGCTGGAATCGCCGCCATCGTTTCTACTCAAGCAGCAGCGATTCAGGCTCAGCGCCGATTTTCCCGGCAGAACGAACAGGAAGCCGACCGTATCGGCATCGTCAACTTGGAGCGGGCCGGATTCGACCCTCGCGCAATGCCTTCAATGTTCGGCCGCCTGATGCGGCAATATCGCTACGACCAAAAGCCCCCGGAGTTTCTGCTGACGCACCCGGTCAGCGAATCGCGCATCGCCGACACAACGAACCGAGCGGAGCAATACCCACAGGGCGGCGCTCAAGACAGCTTGCGTTACCAGTTGATGCGCGCTCGCACTCAGCTGAAGTTTGAAAGCACCCCGGGCGTCGGGGCCAAGCGCTTTCGCGCGATGCTCAACGACAACCCTGAAATGGATGCGGCGCGCTATGGCCTGGCACTCGCACAGATCAAGGCAGGGCAACTCGACGACGCCAGCAGTACCCTGGCACCGCTGCTGACAAAAGCACCGGATGACCTCACCTATAACCTTGCGCAGATCGAGCTGGACATTACTTCCAATCGCCTACAGCAGGCCCAGACGCGCGTGGAGCGCCTGCTGCAGCTGTATCCAGGCAATTATCCCGTGCGCCAGATGCATATTGATCTGTTGATGGAGCGGGGGGAAACGCAGCAGGCCGAGCGCGAGCTCGACAGACTCGTAGACCAGCGCCGACGGGATCCCGATATCTGGTATCAGGTAGCCGAAGTCCGCGGGTTGAGCGGCAACATTGTCGGGCTGCATCAGGCGCGGGCTGAGTACTTCGCACTGGTAGGCGATTACGACCAGGGCATCGAGCAGCTGAACCTGGCCAAACGCCGCGCGAGCAACTTCCAGATTTCCGCACGGATCGACGCGCGCCAGAAACAGCTGATCGATGAAAAGCGCATGATCGACGAAATGCTGCGCTAA
- the nadA gene encoding quinolinate synthase NadA: MTQIPERILVQAHLAAKQPKPLTPEQEVQLRGEIAAELKRQNAVLVAHYYTDPVIQALAEETGGCVSDSLEMARFGNEHPAQTVLVAGVKFMGETAKILNPEKRVLMPTLEATCSLDLGCPVEEFSAFCDQHPERTVVVYANTSAAVKARADWVVTSSCALEIVESLMDNGEKIIWAPDKHLGNYVQRETGADILLWDGACIVHEEFKSKQLADMKALYPDAAILVHPESPQAVVELADAVGSTSQLIKAAQTLPQQTFIVATDRGIFYKMQQLCPEKTFIEAPTAGQGASCRSCAHCPWMAMNTLERTLECLRAGSNEIFVDPAIIPRAVRPLKRMLDFTQAARLKQAGNA; the protein is encoded by the coding sequence ATGACGCAGATACCCGAACGCATCCTTGTACAGGCTCACCTGGCGGCCAAGCAGCCCAAGCCGCTCACGCCTGAGCAGGAAGTGCAGCTGCGCGGCGAGATCGCCGCCGAGTTGAAGCGCCAGAATGCAGTGCTGGTGGCGCATTACTACACCGATCCGGTAATCCAGGCGTTGGCAGAAGAAACCGGCGGCTGCGTCTCCGACTCCCTGGAGATGGCGCGCTTCGGCAATGAACATCCGGCGCAGACCGTTCTGGTGGCTGGCGTCAAGTTCATGGGCGAGACAGCGAAAATTCTCAACCCCGAAAAGCGTGTGCTGATGCCGACGCTGGAAGCAACCTGTTCACTCGATCTGGGTTGCCCAGTTGAAGAGTTTTCGGCGTTCTGTGATCAGCATCCGGAGCGTACTGTGGTGGTTTACGCCAACACTTCCGCCGCGGTAAAGGCGCGTGCTGATTGGGTGGTGACATCCAGTTGTGCGCTGGAGATCGTCGAAAGCCTGATGGATAACGGCGAGAAGATCATCTGGGCGCCGGACAAACACCTTGGCAATTACGTGCAGCGCGAAACAGGTGCGGACATCCTGCTCTGGGATGGAGCCTGTATTGTCCATGAGGAGTTCAAGTCCAAGCAGCTGGCGGACATGAAAGCCCTTTATCCCGATGCAGCGATTCTCGTGCACCCGGAGTCGCCACAGGCCGTGGTTGAGCTTGCCGATGCCGTAGGGTCCACCAGCCAGCTCATCAAGGCGGCGCAGACCTTGCCGCAGCAGACATTCATCGTTGCGACGGATCGTGGCATCTTCTACAAGATGCAGCAGCTTTGCCCTGAAAAGACCTTCATCGAAGCCCCGACCGCCGGTCAAGGCGCGAGCTGCCGCAGCTGCGCGCATTGCCCCTGGATGGCGATGAACACCCTGGAGCGAACGCTCGAGTGTCTGCGTGCGGGAAGCAACGAGATCTTTGTCGATCCGGCGATCATCCCGCGTGCGGTCAGGCCACTCAAGCGGATGCTCGATTTCACCCAGGCCGCGCGTCTGAAACAGGCAGGCAACGCCTGA